The Halichoerus grypus chromosome 3, mHalGry1.hap1.1, whole genome shotgun sequence genome segment TGACTTGCTTAAGTAGCCAGTATGACTCAGACTCAAACCTACCTTACTTCTTTACTCAGTGATCTCTATTATATGGATTAGAAACAAGctgttaagaaaaatatattgccTACTGAccataatcttttaaattattcctGCTCATCCTTAGTAATCAGTTTACTTAATTCTAGAAATGTCATTGTTTAGCAGAGATCTGCTACACATACTACATCTTTATGTAGCATAAGAATTTTAGAAATCACACCACCTCTTTTTAAAACCAGTGATATTGCTGGTTCTGGAAACTTTCTTCCCGACTAGTTTTAGTCACTTGGGGCTCTTGGAATAATAGAGGAAATAGGGACTATTTTACTCAGTGAATCTCAGAACACTTCGTTGTCCACATAGTATCCATCACATCCCATCATTGTTATAGTTTGGATTTGCCAcctaaaaagatatgttgaagtgcTGATCCCCAGGATCTCAGAATGTGATCCTATTTGGAAATCAGGTTGCTGCAGATGTGATTAGCTAGGCTGAGGTCATGTTAGAGTTGGATGGGCctcaatccaatatgactgatgtccttataagaagagagtcGTGTGAAGACAAAGACACACAGGAAGAACACTGTGTGAtggtggaggcagagattggtGTGATGCAGCTGCACACCCAAGAGtgccaaagattgccagaaaACCACCAGATGCTGGGAAGAGGTGAGGGAGGATTCAGATGGAGCAtgggccctgctgacaccttgatttcagactcctggcctccagaactgtgagacagtaaatttccattgttttaagccacccagtctgtggtactctgTTAGGGCAACCCGAGGAAACTATTGTCAACCGCTGTCTGAGTCTAACTCAAATTGGGAAACTTCTTCGAAAATATTTATtacactcctccccaccccaaataatATGTTCTTTGACCTCCCAAATCTGCCTTCCCTCAATACCTTGAAAACCCATAAAACAAAAGGAACACCAAAGACTCCTCGTGTTTCTCTTGTGAAGGTAACTTGCTTCTGTTGGTGTTCCACAATTTCTATCATCCCATGGCAATGATTTCAGTATTAGCTTTGATTATCCCAAAGGACCTAAATTTCACAAGCCTGGGAGGTTGGGTCCTTTAAGAGGGATTCAGGAAAGTACCGAGGCGTTCTAAGGAGATTAGCCTCGTGAGCAACAGGAAAGCCATCTGAAATGTCTGGCCAGTCTAGCCTTCTCTGCCCTGAGGAGATAATGTCTGATCCTCACCAGAGTGTGGGGAAGGGCTAGAGTATATAAAAAGTGTTCTGCCCTTATAAAACTCTCTCTGGTTCTAGTCAGCTTTTTATAACGTGTACTAAGCTTCTCTGGCATCAAGTCCTATCATATGGCATTGGCAATACAAatttttagctcaaaataatttaGCCTTAATAATTTGCCAAGAAATTATAATAGGTATTTGTATCTCTAAACAACAAAAGTTACTTCACTGCACATGGTCTACCTACTttccaacatttatttatttatttttattattgtttttatttaaattacagttagttaccatacagtgaaatattagtttcaggtgtacaagatagtgattcaacacctccgTACATCactgggtgctcatcacaagtgcactccttattCCCCaccatctatttcacccatcccccccccacctcccaacttTCCAGTATTTAGAAGGTGAATCCAACTAAATTTGTATGAGGTTTACACTGCCTTTTTACATAGTTCGCTACTGAAATCTCTCTTGATCAGTGAACGAATCCTAACCAGAGTGACAGGAAGAATGCCATAGTTGTAGTGCATATCACTGTATCTGTAGGGAATAAATCAATATGGCACGAAATAATAAATGGTGTTGTTCAGGGGCCCAAGTGGGTGCACAATAAATATTCcctgaatgaatagataaatgaacaaattctgAGTAAAGCTCATATATagccacagagacagagagacaaagccaTATGTTGAACAGCCTCTACAAAGAATGGGCAGGAATTAAATCAAAGGGCAGGAATATACTGAATTAATCCAATTATCCAGCATACCCTAAAATTGCATCTGTCAGGATACCCACATTTCTGTAGGACTAAATATTGTCTGTCTCTTAACTCAAAGCATTTCTAAGCATAACCCCAGAAATGCAGAAACAGGCATGTAAATACTTGTGCACATTACAAATCTGCCAACATGCAGATTAAGTGTCCAAAGGAGGTGGGCTGGAGTATTAATCTTGATTGTTCTAGGGTAGTCAGTTCTCAGATCTTGTGTACATTCCTTCCTGTGTATCTCTAAACCTGAGGACCCCAAATCAGCACGTAGTGAGATTTAGTAACAGGGAAAAGGAAGTAGAACTCGGATTCATATTTGACTAAGTCAACAACATAAGCAAATAAACTCCCTTTGTTGAACAGGGAGGGAAGAAGATCTGTCAGTTAAATCTTAAGAGGATTTCTCTTCCGGTCTTTGTTCACCAACATGCTTTTATTAACCGAtcattttagtaaatttattttgTACCTATCCCCTATACCTGTCATGACCTTCCAGGtaggattcaatttttttttttaagctgtgagTTCATctacttattattttttcccaaacatTTAGGAACTAGAATCCACtaagattaatttctttttaacaaagagtatttttttttttaagattttattttattttatttgacagagagagacacagtgagagagggaacacaagccgggggagtgggagagggagaagcaggcttcccgccgagcagagagcccgatgctgggctcaatcccaggaccctgggaccatgacctgagccgaaggcagatgcttaacgactgagccacccaggcgcccctaacagaGAATATTTTAGAACCCTAGTTAGGAAATATGCATAGCTGATATCTTCCTAAAAGCCCTCTTCTTAGCTTGGAATATTTCTGAGGCTCTGAGGGCTTTGCatgttaatatctttttaaagattttatttatttattaacttacttacttacttagagcggggctggggtggtggggcgGGAGGAGCCAAGAGAAGAGACAAGCCGACTTctcgctgagtgcggagcctgcccacagggctcaatcccacgagcctgagatcatgacctgagccaaaaccaagagtcggacacttaaccgactgagccacccaggcgccccactgcaTGTTAATACTTAATTGACAAGATTTGATGTATAGTTCTTAAGCTTGACTTCAGAATCTTCAAGGTATTTAAATGTAACAGGAGGCTGTTCACTTCCTTCCTTAAAAACAAGTCTATGATCTCAGCTTAGGAACATAAGatagttcatttaaaaaagtgaagacTATgcttttttggtctttcttttcagGGTACATTTATTGGGTCACTGATTAGAAGTTACTTTGAATACGAAAGTCAGCAATATCAGGTTGTTGTGGATGCTTTCAGACGGGACTCATGAGAAGGGAAGCAGTCAGCAGGTGTGGGACCAATGGGCAAGAAGGGAGTGTTGGGCAGAGATGGGTAGATGACAACAGGTGAAGAGAGTAAAGCTCATTAGAGATGTAGTTTTGAGTAGTCTAAAATAGTCTCAACAGGTCTCAGACTGCATGACTTTCAGCGCTAGTTCTGCCATTTCCTCGCAGTGTGACAGTGGACTACCTTTCTGTGgactggtttcctcatctgtaaagtggagataaacCTGTACTTTCATCATAGCGTTGTGCGGATTAAAGGATGGTGTGTAAAGGGCTGAGGAAAGGGTCTAGAACATAGTAATTTGCTTCTCTTGTCACCAGTTATGATTGTATACATGAGACTCTCCTAAGACTCAGGTCACTTAAGCAAGAATAGAAGTTTGAAATGCCTTTGggatatttttctaaatgacttTTGATTATCCTGATAATATGTTCTATTTAAGACGAAGAGTGTCATCCAAACAGAATTATACAGAGAAGTCTTAATTTTGTAGGATTGGAAAGATGGGCCAGTTCAGCTTGTTTCTACTTCCCCCCCACTGTCCTTCAACGAGCTGAAGAAATCAGCGATCATTATATGGTATTGATCCCAGGAGGTACCACTGGGATATCAAAAAAATCTTGGCCATTGTTATGGCTCGTTTTTTAGTTTCAATCATCAtgagtctttttgtttgttggttggtgtGGGCACACTCCGTATATTACCTCCTCTTGGGTACCGATGTTAGACAGGGTTTCCTTGGAGAACAGCAACCGTTAATTCAAGTTTCATCACTTTGGGGTCTACTATGTAAATGCtcttttcctgtttctattttcttaccCACTATTCCACCCCCTCCATACACACCTTTGAAAGAGCTATAGGTCTTATTTTTTCCCTACCTCTGATTACTGGACCCAGAACTAGAAGAAGAGAAAGTTTAAGAAACATCATATTTGATTGAATTGACTCCAATCTCTTTGCTCTagagttgtttgtttctttgtttgttttaatggccTGGACTCTAGAGAGAAGCGGAAGAGAAAAATCACTATAAACCTGAAAGAGATTCTTTGCAAGATTTGGAGGTTGATTATATATGGATGTATTccctttgttttagtttttgtgaAATAACATCTGGGCTCTGATTATGAGTTACATACATGCATTGTAAAAAGTTTAGACAATATAAAAGCAATGTAGAATATAAAAATCACATGTAATCCTCCCACTCAGctgtattaacattttttatatatagcCCCCTAAGCCTTttcttataaatacatatacacacctatataattttttttaaagattttatttatttattcatgagagacagagagagagagagagaggcagagggagaagcaggctcccaaggagcagggagcccgatgcgggactcgatcccaggaccctgagatcatgacccgagccgaaggcagacgcttaaccatctgagccacccaggcgccccacacctatataatttttattaaacaaacCAGGATCACAGTGTATACATTGTTTGCAATCAGTTTCAGTTTTCAAAcaataaacataaccaaaaataaatttcagaaagacAAGACAAAAGAGCATTCCTTTTAGGCTTCTCCTCgctaattttatccattttattttcctgttcctttgcACTTTacccttcttttatttccatctAGTCCTGTTGCAACTGGTTTCCTGTGTCATTTAGACCAGGTTTTTGATGAGTAAGttaataaaaatttccaaatcacAGAATTGATAAATATGAAGAAAGTATTCCAAGATCAAGGGCtgagaattaatattattataactgACAGACTCAAACAGTTATTAACTATAACACATTATGCATGCTCATTCAGCTGTTGGCTACACTTATCCAAACATCACAGTTTGGCACCTTGTGGGGAGGAGACAGATTTTTGCTGAGCTGGAAGCTTTAGCTTCATATGGGATCTCTTTTCTCAAGGGAATTCTGCTTTTTCTGGCCTTTATACTACTTGTTTTCCTCCTGGTTTCGTCTTGGAATGGCATCAGTACATTTCTGCCTCCACAGAATACAGCTGACATATCTAGTCTGTGGTGATCGAAATGGGAATGGTGGTTACAGGTCGTGTGTGCGCGCACCCGCGCATGCGTTACTGTTTTGACTGGAAAGGGACGAGAAGTTACATGgatgtacacatatgtatttttgtGTACCTTCCTGTTTGatgttatatctcaattaaaaaagaaaaatactgcctTGATTTACCCTCTTGTGAGGCTGTCCGTGGTTTAGCTGGAGATCTAGTCAATATTTAGTAAATTCCAGAGACTACAGACCAGCCATTGTCTTAGCTATAGAGACCACTAGCCTTTTCAGTCCCTGGACCGTTGCATAGAAGGGCAATACCCAGAGATGCTCTCCCACCCCACAAAAGGAGTCTTGTGGTCAGGTAAGTTTAGGAAGTGCCTCATTACCCAGGCCCCTTTGAAAGATTCATAGTGCACATTGAAATATCAAAGGCTCTAAATCCTACAGCAAAGAAACACGTTTATTCCAACTCATCCTAAACTTATTTAACCATGTAACTCTTTTAATTAATACCTGTTAACACCTCATTAGAATAATCAGCTTATGCTTGGAAGCCTGGTCAAGGCCTACCCACCTGCCAGTGCGCCACCTGCTGGTTTTATTGAGTATGAGGTCACTCACTCCGGAAGCTTGTTTTCACTAAATCTCACTCACAATCCAGAGTTCATTGTCCTAGTGCTCTTGATTAGCTTTTTCTTCACATTGAAATACCAGGGACTGAACAACATAGCTTGCCATAATTCAGTTCCAAAAGGAGGTTTTTAGAGGATTTAGACTCTCAACTTGGAAGTCAGACCATACAAATCAGCACTGAGAATGTCCAAGAGGAGTGAAGCGTCTGATCAAATGAGAACATAGAATGAGTAGGAAGTTCTTTAGAATTCTAGGATTTTACAGATTAAATACTTATGATAATAAATTCAGTTAGTCTGTTCTGTTTATTCTCTACTTTGAAGTCTGACTTATTTTTAACAGACTTGTTCGACATCTGATGAACTAAGCTATAATTCCACCTAAACCTaatatgagtctttttttttttgagagagagagtgcacgtgtatgagtgggggaggggtggaggggtggggagggagagagagagaatcttaagcaggctccacgcagagtgcaaagcctgatgtggggctcagtctcatgaccttgagatcatgacctgagccaaaatcaagagtcggacacttaaccgactgagccacccaggcacccctcaccacTCTTGGTTCTTGAGGTTATAGTTGTTAAAGTGATACCATAATTGAtttgggaagaagaaataaaaataatataaaggacAGGAATGTGATGATAAAGTACACttatgccataatttattttttaaagagcttatttTATCACATATTTGTTTGTAGACTGCCACACAACCTAagaagaagattttaaaatgttttctacaaATAATCTTTCACAATCTGTTCTATAGATGTTCCTGTCTCAAAGTAATATATATTGCTAGCAGAGATTTCTCTAAAACCATGATTTTTGCTGGAATGGCTAACAGTTGAAGCACATGCACAGTTATTACCTGACACCGGGTGGGTTTAAAGGAGCTGGGCAGCTGCGTTTCTgggctcctccttccctctgcatcCCCATCTTCTTATCTGATCTGGATTTCTCTAAGGAGCCCCAATTCCATGGAAAAAAGCAGCTGGGGTCTGAAACCTCTGGCTAAGTCTTCTAGGGTGAAGTGCTTATGTTCCAAATTGCAACGTCTTAAGGAAAGAAACTCCTAATTTTAAATACTgccaattatttataaataattttattctcaaaGAAACATGGCCTGTAGTGTGTCAGCCTCCCTATAAAGGATGGTTTGAATTCAGCTCCTGGAGCAGTATTCCCAGTATTCAAAGATTAGTTGCATCGGAATCACACAACAATGTTCTTAGGCTGATTCCTGGGCTTTTCCTCACACCTACTTAGTCTGCGAAGGCAGGACTGAGGTCTCTGCATGGTTAACAGGCCCATAGGCGCTGATCTAAACTCCTATGGAGATGGGGTTTTTTCAATGATGATGATAGATCTACTGGCAGAGGTGCTGATCCAGATGAGGCATGCCATCCCGCATTTATAAAGAAGTCCACAGGTTATGTGCATGAGCACTGAAGGTTGAGAACTGCTCCAAGAGCTGGTAATGTTGAAAGATCTAGTTGATTTGTCAGTGAATTGTTGGTTATTGCAGAGAAGGACAGGCAAACAAATGACACAGATTTAGAGTATTTATTAGTGAGGGATGGAGGACATCATGTGAATGGAAGATTGAATACTATCACCCCTCAGCCTAAAAAAGGCTCACAGTGATATTTCAACGACCTTAATTCTGAACCCTGGCTGTCTTTAGAATTCTCCAGGAGTCGGCTTTTAAAATATACCAGAGCCTGGGCCGTACTCCAGaccagttaaatcagaatctATGGGGGTGGCCTGGGGGTGTGGGTGAGGTCTGAGCTTCTGCTGATTTTAACAGCTCCTGGGATGACTTTCGTGTGCAGCCAGCCCAAGCACCATTGCTCTATGACATATGAGAAGCTGTTTGAGTCACCTGCTCTTGTTGACATCACAAACGGTTCGTTTTGCTTCCAGACCCTTGGAGCCCAGTCTTTAGAAGAAGTGAATGCTTGGCACTGTTCTTTTATCTCTTGTTCCCACCTCTTAAGCCAGCATCACTGGGATTCactgctttatttataaaagctgtAGCCACCTGCTTTCTTGCCATCATTTGTAGCCGTATGTTGCTCAGAACAAAGGCCAGAAACTTACATACCTTACACATTTTCTAGTTAAAATTTgtcggccggggggggggggggggggggggggctagtaTTTGTGGAATTCTGTGATCTGTTGCTTGGCAACTTCAAGAGACTTAAGCTTCTGCATTCTGTGAGAGTCAGAATTACAAAGTTTGGTGAGCCCAGTCAATTACCTCTTGCTGACCAAAAGGAAATTAATTGTCCATTATGCAGAGGGCTTGAAAAGTTGGCATCCAGAGCAGGCCATCCATAGCTATGTCACACTTCTTCTACTTGACTCCACAAATCGTTCTGCCCTTTAGCCCTCTCACCTCTCAAGAGTTCGATCTGATCAGACGCAAGGCTGGAGCATCTTGGCAGAAGGAAACAAGATGGTTGGACTCATCTGTAACAACGTACACAGGCAGTTACCGGAAAAAACAACTGGATAAGTTGGATAAGTCCGTGAGCACCcgattttcttttaaagcaggACAGCATCGGCCTGAGTGTAACCAGTAAGATTTCTTTGTAATTTGCACCTGGATATGTCACTATAAATAGACAAGAATGCTCTTAAGAGGAAGAGGGTATTGTGGACCCTGAGAGACTTCATAGACTTTAACTCTGTATATTTTCCTGTGTAAATGTCAGCGGG includes the following:
- the C3H4orf51 gene encoding uncharacterized protein C4orf51 homolog, with product MSHFFYLTPQIVLPFSPLTSQEFDLIRRKAGASWQKETRWLDSSVTTYTGSYRKKQLDKLDKSVSTRFSFKAGQHRPECNQISSPNSAFNPTVCRAGSRETTDAKDSTQK